GGTGGACTTCGATGCAGTGGACTTCGGTGGGGTGGGCTCGGCCGGGTCGTCGAGGGGGATGTCGATCAGCGGGTCGATGTCCTGGTCGTCGAGCGGGACTCGCTGGGTGGGCGGGCGGCCGTAGTTTGCCGGGGCCTCCGTGGCCGGTGGCTGCGGGTTGCCGGCGCTCGCCGGGGCTTCCGTGGCGGAGGGCTGCGGTTGGCGGTAACCGGCGGGGGCCTCTGTCGCCGTGGATCCGGCCGGGGTCTCCGTCGCCGTGGATCCGGCGAGGGGCGTGATGGTTTCCGGCTCGGCCGTTGCGGTTGCGGCTGTTGCGGTGGTGCGTCGCTTGGGGCTCGGGCGGGAGCCGGGCGGGCGTGTGGTGCTGGTGCGGGAGGCAGAGGCGGCCGCGCCGGCGGCGGCGAAGGCCGCCGCACCGGCGGCAGCGCCCGAGGCCGCCTCGTAGCGGGACGTTTCAGCGGTGTCGGGCCCCGAATAGGCCGAAGGGGCGTCGGACCGGGAGTAGTCGGTGGGCGCCTCGGACCGTGAGTAACTGGCGGGAGCGTCGGACCGCGAGTAGCCGGCGGACGCGTCGGACCGTGAGTAGCCGGTGGGAGCCTCGGACGACGAATAGTCGGCGGAAGCTTCGGACCGTGAGTAACTGGCGGGAGCCCCGGTCCGGGAGGAGCCGGCGGGTGTCTCGGACCGTGAGTAGCCGGTGGGAGCCTCGGATGACGAGTAGTCGGCGGAAGGTTCTGTCCGTGAGTAACCGGCGGGGGCTTCGGTTCGGGCGGAGTCGGCGGGAGCTTCGGAGCGGGAGTAGGCGGCGGGGGGTTCGGACCGTAGGTAGCCGCTGGGGGTGGCGGACTGGGTGTGGGCCGGTGAGGTGGGGGGTGGTGGGTAGTCCGCGCCGCTGGGGGTGGCGGCGGCGTAGGAGGCCGGGGCTGGGGGTGGCGGGTAGTCGAAGCCGGCGGCGTAGCTGCTCGTCGACGGGGGAGGCGGTGGGGGGAAGTCGGACGAGGCCGCGTAGGTGGCGGCGGAGGGCGCTGGGGGTGGCGGGAAGTCGAAGGAGTCTGATCCGCCGGACGGGTAGTTGGCCGAGGACGGGCCCGGAGGTGGCGGGTAGCTGGCGGAGGGCCAGGCCTCGGAGGAAGCGCCCGAACCGGGGCGGTCAGTGGCGGTGCCCACGGTGGTGCCGCCGGTTGCGGCTGTGGCCTGACCGGCGGACGTGCCTGCGGCCGGCCGGGCGCTGGTGGTGGCTGAGGAAGAGTCGGTAGAGGTGCGGCTGCCTGCGGACGAGTCGGCGGCGAAGGACCCGGCGGTGGGGTCGGCAGCGGAACCGGTGGCTGAGGTGGCGTGGGGAGGGCCCGAGGGTGAGCCGGTGGCTGAGGTGGCGTCGGCCGGGCCAGCGGGTGAGCCGGTGGCTGAGGTGGCATCGGGAGGGCCAGCGGGTGAGCCGGTGGCTGGGGCGGTCGCGGGTGAGCCGGTGGCTGAGGGGGCCCCGGGTGGAGCGGTGGTCGGGCCGGCGGCGGCTCGGCGGGGGAGGGGGGTGGCCTGGTCGTCGGTGGTGACCAGTTGGCCCTCGACCACCTTGCCGTGCGGGGTGTCCCGGACCACGACCGGAGTGGTCACCCGGTCGTCCGGGAAGGTCGTGGCCGGCTCGGCGTCGTCGGGCGAGGTGAAGCCGGACTCCTCGCGGCCCTCCCACGGGCTGGGGGCGACGGCGCCCAGGACGTCGTCGTCCGTTTCCTCCTCCGGGTCCTCGCCCAGGTCGGGTTGTGCCGGCGGGGGCGGGTCGCCGGCCGGGCCGACGTCTGCCGCCTCCTTCCAGTTGATCCGGACGCGGCGGGTGTCGTCGACGTCGACGGTGATCGGCACGGTCGAGTTGATCGCCGGCCACTTGGCGACCGGCACCCGGCCGTCGCGGATCACCTTGTCGAACGTGCCCAGGCCGGGCGCGACCACGATGGCCTTGATCTCGGCGCGGCCGTAGGCGCCGGCGAGCGGTGGCGGGGTGATGTCGACGATCTCGGCGGTGCCGGCCACGGTGGCCCGGCCACTACGGCGTACATTGCTCAGCATCGCGAGCGCGATGGCTATCGCCAGCAGGACGAAGCCGAGGATCGCCACGGACCAGCTCAAGAGCCCGAGTCCGTAAACGATCATAAAGACCGCGATCGTGCCCATGACCACCGCCATCAACTTGCGTGCCGGTGCGATGGGTCGGCCGGTCTGGTTCGCCACTGTGGACCTCCCGTTGTTCCCGTCAGGTTATGACCCGCCGGTCACTGAGCGAAAGTGCGGTAGTACCGACATCGTCGCTCGCCGTGTCGGAGGTACCGATAGGCTGAACCTCAGGCGTTTCGGCCTGTCGTCTTCCGGAGGAATCACGTGTCCAGCACCACCGAACGTTCGCTCGTGCTCATCAAGCCTGACGCGGTTCGCCGCGGTCTGCTCGGCGAGATTCTGTCGCGTTTCGAGCGTAAGGGGCTGGTCGTCGAGGCGCTGGAACTGCGCACGATGGATGCCGAGTTGGCTGATCAGCACTACGCCGAGCACGTTGACAAGGCGTTCTACCCCCCGCTGAAGGGGTTCATGACCAGCGGCCCGCTCGCCGCCCTGGTGCTCTCCGGTGACTCGGCGATCGAGGTGATCCG
Above is a genomic segment from Actinoplanes ianthinogenes containing:
- a CDS encoding VOC family protein; the protein is MSWSVAILGFVLLAIAIALAMLSNVRRSGRATVAGTAEIVDITPPPLAGAYGRAEIKAIVVAPGLGTFDKVIRDGRVPVAKWPAINSTVPITVDVDDTRRVRINWKEAADVGPAGDPPPPAQPDLGEDPEEETDDDVLGAVAPSPWEGREESGFTSPDDAEPATTFPDDRVTTPVVVRDTPHGKVVEGQLVTTDDQATPLPRRAAAGPTTAPPGAPSATGSPATAPATGSPAGPPDATSATGSPAGPADATSATGSPSGPPHATSATGSAADPTAGSFAADSSAGSRTSTDSSSATTSARPAAGTSAGQATAATGGTTVGTATDRPGSGASSEAWPSASYPPPPGPSSANYPSGGSDSFDFPPPPAPSAATYAASSDFPPPPPPSTSSYAAGFDYPPPPAPASYAAATPSGADYPPPPTSPAHTQSATPSGYLRSEPPAAYSRSEAPADSARTEAPAGYSRTEPSADYSSSEAPTGYSRSETPAGSSRTGAPASYSRSEASADYSSSEAPTGYSRSDASAGYSRSDAPASYSRSEAPTDYSRSDAPSAYSGPDTAETSRYEAASGAAAGAAAFAAAGAAASASRTSTTRPPGSRPSPKRRTTATAATATAEPETITPLAGSTATETPAGSTATEAPAGYRQPQPSATEAPASAGNPQPPATEAPANYGRPPTQRVPLDDQDIDPLIDIPLDDPAEPTPPKSTASKSTAAAAAAGAAVAGAAAVAATKGRTAPDEPATSTPEPTAATTEPETHAPTPASTHSGRTRFVTQPGEPAESTPPAQADKSTPTDPADKPAPTAQADESTPTDPAGKPAPTAQPDEDDDADHPTIEFPTSAYPSADTDHPDPAPNAPTSATGAPDMSASAAPGRDVAASAVPRADLSDSGTGSATGTSNLPSSATGTSDLSDSATSAPDVSAASAAAGPSPAGATRPEPTPAAYRSEPHPEPTTSSASAAPTPLAPPPTAPAPDRPFPTAPPPATPRPSGPTLPPDDIDIPLDDNPDTPPELTPAAATAVATGVVAPPADDPTAEKPAPTRPTDSEPPTGESAPSGPATDDPAGTEPAGSGPVTGDSAGNEPAASRPVAADPADNEPAASGPIAAYPAGNEPAATGPIAAYPAGNEPATSGPVAGGPATDESVAEKSPTAETPVIDDAPTVPLAPAKPTGSPWGDFSGRSEPDEHAAEVITAYPSARPGPAGAIHGVGITILVTELARSIVFYRDTLGFFEIDAGEGSSVLASGDTRVVLRAVPNLSSEAGRQIYLNLEVGDIEAVHDELKAKGVKFVHSPRPVNRGDKLELWSATFRDPDNHNIAITQWRAIRPNPES
- the ndk gene encoding nucleoside-diphosphate kinase — protein: MSSTTERSLVLIKPDAVRRGLLGEILSRFERKGLVVEALELRTMDAELADQHYAEHVDKAFYPPLKGFMTSGPLAALVLSGDSAIEVIRAMIGATDGRKAAAGTIRGDLALSNRENLVHASDSPDSAKRELALWFPHL